A single Aggregatilinea lenta DNA region contains:
- a CDS encoding WD40 repeat domain-containing protein: protein MLKRLLVRTVLLLALVGALPAVQVLAQSGPEDAVDQALADLNEQLGEPVSLDALESYSWTETEFGDTSLGCPQEDQMYSQVVTPGYVVVMSYDGTTYDYRVAADGSQLVLCSSYPTHQGPSTDPGDVVAAGSPMSVETAAQVVELAEINTGDGGATGAAIWSPGGDAIAVGAAGDMSGVLIVTPGTPGAEPQVLDTTGEPVTALDFGSSGGLTFLAIGGEQGDIRFFQVVPPGIDALVMGVQDEQPVNAVAVSPDLLIVASAATMPDSAESAGTANLWNGRTGTLLTTIDNNVPVTSLAFGPVADEQGRWMLAIGYNSGAVDLYALQVTVSEERVEAAWDHLLTATGHTGAVQDMAFRADGTLLASASADGTVRLWNTSWTEGTLGEAVSTLQSDQAEVAGVAFNADGSLLASAGGDEAGGTIQLWNVVAPEAGSVAATLDSDTAVASVAFAPDGLFLLSAGEDGALRLWGVPVGPGVAPSVSVTAESAPPAATELPDVAVTAESGEVTTADGAVG, encoded by the coding sequence ATGTTGAAACGTCTACTGGTACGCACGGTACTGCTGCTGGCGCTGGTTGGCGCGCTGCCTGCCGTGCAGGTGTTGGCCCAAAGCGGCCCGGAAGACGCCGTCGATCAGGCGCTGGCCGATCTGAACGAGCAGTTGGGCGAGCCGGTGTCGCTCGACGCGCTGGAATCGTATAGCTGGACCGAGACGGAATTCGGCGACACCAGCCTGGGCTGCCCGCAGGAAGACCAGATGTACAGCCAAGTCGTCACGCCGGGCTATGTCGTGGTGATGAGTTACGACGGCACGACTTACGATTACCGCGTGGCGGCTGACGGCTCGCAGTTGGTGTTGTGCAGCAGCTATCCCACCCACCAGGGTCCCAGCACGGACCCGGGTGACGTGGTGGCGGCGGGCAGCCCGATGAGTGTCGAGACGGCGGCGCAGGTCGTGGAGCTGGCGGAGATTAACACCGGCGACGGCGGCGCGACGGGCGCGGCGATCTGGTCGCCGGGCGGTGACGCGATCGCAGTCGGCGCGGCGGGCGACATGAGCGGCGTGTTGATCGTGACGCCCGGCACGCCGGGGGCCGAACCGCAGGTGCTCGACACGACCGGGGAGCCGGTCACGGCGCTCGATTTTGGCTCCAGTGGCGGCCTGACCTTCCTGGCGATCGGCGGCGAACAGGGTGACATCCGCTTCTTCCAGGTGGTTCCGCCGGGGATCGACGCGCTGGTGATGGGCGTGCAGGACGAACAGCCGGTCAACGCGGTGGCCGTCAGCCCTGACCTGTTGATCGTCGCGTCTGCCGCGACCATGCCAGACTCGGCAGAAAGCGCGGGGACGGCCAACCTGTGGAATGGCCGCACGGGCACGCTGCTGACCACCATCGACAACAACGTGCCGGTGACCAGCCTCGCGTTTGGCCCGGTCGCGGACGAACAGGGTCGTTGGATGCTGGCGATTGGCTATAACAGCGGCGCGGTCGATCTCTACGCGCTCCAGGTGACAGTCAGCGAGGAACGCGTCGAGGCGGCCTGGGATCACCTGCTGACCGCAACCGGCCACACCGGCGCGGTGCAGGATATGGCATTCCGGGCGGACGGCACGCTGCTGGCGTCGGCCAGCGCGGATGGCACAGTGCGTCTGTGGAACACGAGTTGGACTGAGGGCACGCTGGGGGAGGCCGTGAGCACGCTCCAATCCGACCAGGCCGAGGTTGCGGGCGTCGCGTTTAACGCGGACGGCAGTCTGCTGGCGTCGGCGGGCGGTGACGAGGCGGGCGGCACGATTCAGTTGTGGAACGTGGTCGCGCCAGAGGCCGGATCGGTCGCCGCGACACTGGACAGTGACACGGCGGTCGCTAGCGTAGCGTTCGCGCCGGACGGCCTGTTCCTGCTGTCGGCGGGTGAGGACGGCGCGCTGCGCCTGTGGGGCGTGCCGGTTGGTCCGGGCGTCGCGCCGAGCGTATCCGTCACGGCGGAAAGCGCGCCGCCGGCTGCGACTGAACTGCCGGACGTGGCCGTGACC